The Tripterygium wilfordii isolate XIE 37 chromosome 4, ASM1340144v1, whole genome shotgun sequence genome has a window encoding:
- the LOC119997111 gene encoding probable acyl-[acyl-carrier-protein]--UDP-N-acetylglucosamine O-acyltransferase, mitochondrial isoform X1, translated as MVVSYIPRAIIFGDTKLGERCVLMTGAVVGDDIPGSTAIGCDNVIGHHAVVGVRCQDLKYKPGDECFLDIGDNNDIREHISVHQSSKPTDKTVIGDGNLIMGSSHIAHDCKIGNSNIFANNTLLAGHVVVGVSFVVT; from the exons ATGGTTGTAAGTTATATCCCTCGAGCCATAATATTTGGAGACACAAAACTCGGGGAGCGCTGCGTTTTAATGAC TGGTGCAGTGGTTGGTGATGATATTCCGGGGAGTACTGCTATAGGATGCGATAATGTTATTGGTCATCATGCTGTGGTCGGT GTTAGATGTCAAGACTTGAAATACAAG CCAGGAGATGAATGttttcttgacattggggataACAATGACATCAGAGAACATATATCGGTTCACCAATCCTCAAAGCCAACTGATAAGACG GTGATTGGCGATGGCAATCTTATTATGGGGTCTAGTCATATTGCCCATGATTGCAAAATTGGAAACAGTAACATATTTGCTAATAATACTCTTCTAGCTGGGCATGTTGTTGTGGGAGTAAGTTTTGTTGTAACATAA
- the LOC119996002 gene encoding protein NDL1-like, with product MADDSVSVDMETIYLGGKEHHVQTGCGSVSVIVCGDLDKPALITYPDLALNHMSCFQGLFFCPEAASFLLHNFCIYHISPPGHELGAASICLNDPVPSVDDLADQIIKVLDYFGLDAVMCMGVTAGAYILTLFAMKYRERVLGLILVSPVCKAPSWSEWFCNKVMSNLLYFYGMCGLLQEFLLQRYFSKEVRGSPEIPESDIVQACRRLLDERKSMNVLHFLQAINRRPDISNGLKSLRCRTLIFVGDSSPFHSEALHMTSKLDRRYCALVEVQACGSMVTEEQPHAMLIPMEYFFMGYGLYRPCQFSDSPRSPLSPSCISPELLSPESMGLKLKPIKTRV from the exons ATGGCAGATGATTCTGTTTCCGTGGATATGGAGACGATCTACCTTGGTGGAAAG GAACATCATGTACAAACTGGCTGCGGTTCTGTGTCTGTTATAGTTTGCGGTGATCTAGACAAGCCTGCTCTGATAACTTATCCTGATTTAGCTTTAAATC ATATGTCTTGTTTCCAAGGATTATTTTTCTGTCCTGAAGCTGCTTCCTTCCTGCTTCACAACTTCTGCATATACCATATCAGTCCTCCTGGGCATGAG TTGGGAGCTGCTTCAATTTGTCTGAATGATCCTGTGCCTTCTGTTGATGACTTAGCAGATCAGATCATTAAGGTTCTCGACTATTTTGG GCTTGATGCTGTGATGTGCATGGGAGTGACAGCTGGTGCTTACATCCTTACGTTATTTGCT ATGAAATATAGGGAACGTGTTCTTGGATTGATACTTGTATCCCCTGTATGTAAAGCACCTTCATGGTCTGAGTGGTTCTGTAACAAG GTGATGTCGAATTTGCTATATTTCTATGGAATGTGTGGTTTGCTTCAGGAGTTTTTGCTTCAGCGATACTTCAGTAAG GAAGTTCGTGGTAGTCCAGAAATTCCAGAATCTGATATAGTACAAGCATGCAGAAGA ttGCTTGATGAGAGGAAAAGCATGAACGTTTTGCATTTTCTTCAGGCAATTAATAG GAGACCGGACATTTCCAACGGGTTGAAGAGTCTCAGATGTCGAACTCTTATATTTGTCGGGGACAGCTCTCCTTTCCATTCAGAGGCTCTCCATATGACCTCAAAATTGGATAGAAGATATTGTGCCTTAGTTGAG GTCCAAGCTTGTGGATCGATGGTAACGGAAGAGCAGCCACATGCGATGTTGATACCCATGGAGTACTTCTTCATGGGATATGGGTTATATAGGCCGTGCCAGTTTAGTGACAGCCCAAGGAGTCCGCTCAGTCCTTCCTGTATCTCGCCAGAGCTTCTATCTCCTGAAAGCATGGGGTTGAAGTTAAAACCTATAAAGACCCGTGTGTAG
- the LOC119997594 gene encoding pentatricopeptide repeat-containing protein At3g24000, mitochondrial-like produces MARIFLICILITIAIKFAELELLSVWVSLCHHNMQSPSFVGLLFPCHRVSLQLLKKHNTSLNPLILLCRNKSMSAPLSIIDPNEETDDLALGESNERFHEIPRRLLNSERLNSFPPINKVERTVGAKHINSGGKEKLRWYSSMLRDCASTGSLKKGKAIHGHLVKDGVEADSHLWVSLINMYSKCLSPLLARTVLDEMPERDIVSWNAVIAGYVAEGRASDAVSLFCEMKKEDIKPNEFALSTVLKACSLCRNLQFGKQLHADAIKLGLFLDLYVGSCLVDLYAKCDKMELADRVFFSMPELSTVSWNVLFNGYAEMGDIKNILRLFCGITDSELKFNNFILSTVLKGCANSGSFIEGKVLHSLVIKTGLKLDQRLGCSLLDMYSKFGLAYDALTVFKMIKDPDIVTWSAMITCLAQQGHSKEAAKLLRMMRFRGTRPNHFTIASLVSAASDLYDITYGESLHAFILKSGFEYDNVVSNALFTMYIKKGCPEDGRQVFYAMEICDVASWNALISAYHNFEHLDERPRIFQHMLVNSIEPDMDTFNNVLRYCSSFMDVAFGTQLHAHILKNNLAAQHSVGRALIDMYIKNSCLEDADVVFSRLVNHDVLSWTAMITSYVQIDQVEKAFKCFNQMQRDGLEPNEFTLATCLSGCSRMATLENGQQIHSMAIKAGHMGDMFFSTALVDMYGKCGCIEDAEAVFQSLVSRDVISWNTLINVYSQHMEGEKALEAFQMMLDECIEPDEVTFLCVLTGCSRIGLIEEGKRIFISMEKVYGITPMVKHYACMVDILGRVGKFNEVESFIKEMKLVHYPLIWESLLGSCSLHGNVKLGEKAARKLFELEPMSDINYVLLSNLYAAKGRWDDVKKVRALMSSRGVKKELGCSWVEVNGQVHVFMSGNGSHPKMREINRKLEELDQKLASVGYKPKIEHSLHDVSDTEKIENLYYHSGRLALAFALISTNPNKTVRIFKNLRVCGNCHDVMKLISSITNRDIIVRDTKYFHHFKSGTCSCHNYW; encoded by the coding sequence ATGGCCCGCATCTTCCTCATCTGCATACTCATCACCATCGCCATCAAATTCGCCGAGCTAGAGCTGCTTAGCGTTTGGGTTTCTCTCTGTCATCATAATATGCAGTCACCTAGTTTTGTTggcctcctatttccttgtcaCCGGGTGTCACTTCAGTTGCTCAAGAAACATAACACCAGTTTGAACCCGCTGATTCTTCTATGTAGGAATAAATCTATGTCAGCACCTCTCAGTATCATTGACCCAAACGAAGAGACTGATGACTTGGCTCTGGGTGAATCAAACGAACGATTTCATGAGATACCCAGAAGATTGTTGAATTCCGAGAGGCTCAATTCTTTCCCACCTATCAACAAAGTTGAAAGAACAGTGGGAGCAAAACATATTAACTCTGGTGGGAAGGAGAAGTTACGATGGTATTCAAGCATGCTGCGAGATTGCGCTTCAACAGGGTCTCTAAAGAAGGGGAAAGCTATACACGGACATTTAGTTAAGGATGGGGTCGAAGCAGATTCTCATTTGTGGGTTTCTTTGATCAATATGTATTCAAAGTGTTTGAGTCCTTTACTTGCACGTACAGTGCTTGATGAAATGCCTGAAAGGGACATTGTCTCTTGGAATGCAGTGATCGCGGGGTATGTGGCTGAGGGAAGGGCCAGTGATGCTGTTAGTTTGTTCTGTGAAATGAAAAAGGAGGATATAAAGCCAAATGAGTTTGCTTTGTCTACCGTTTTGAAAGCATGTTCTTTGTGTCGGAATTTACAGTTTGGGAAGCAGTTGCATGCTGATGCGATAAAATTAGGGCTGTTTCTAGATTTGTATGTTGGGTCTTGTCTTGTTGACCTTTATGCGAAGTGTGATAAAATGGAACTGGCAGATAGAGTGTTCTTTTCCATGCCCGAGCTTAGTACTGTATCATGGAATGTGTTGTTCAACGGCTATGCTGAGATGGGTGATATCAAAAATATCTTACGTCTTTTTTGCGGAATAACTGATTCTGAATTGAAgttcaataatttcattttatCCACTGTTCTGAAAGGTTGTGCAAATTCAGGCAGTTTTATTGAAGGCAAGGTTTTACATTCTCTGGTTATCAAGACTGGCCTTAAGCTTGATCAACGTCTCGGCTGTAGTCTTCTTGACATGTACTCCAAGTTTGGGCTAGCATATGATGCACTCACAGTGTTCAAGATGATCAAAGATCCTGACATAGTGACCTGGAGTGCGATGATAACGTGCCTAGCTCAACAGGGCCATAGCAAAGAAGCTGCCAAGCTGCTTCGCATGATGAGATTTAGAGGTACTAGACCAAACCATTTTACAATTGCTAGTCTTGTTAGTGCTGCCTCTGATCTGTATGATATTACTTATGGGGAAAGCCTTCATGCTTTTATTCTTAAAAGTGGGTTTGAATATGATAATGTGGTTTCCAATGCCCTGTTTACAATGTACATTAAAAAAGGATGCCCAGAAGATGGTAGACAGGTGTTTTATGCTATGGAAATTTGTGATGTAGCTTCATGGAATGCCCTTATATCTGCATATCATAATTTTGAACATCTTGATGAAAGGCCAAGGATCTTTCAGCATATGCTAGTTAATAGCATTGAGCCTGACATGGACACGTTTAATAATGTTTTAAGGTACTGTTCTAGCTTCATGGATGTAGCCTTTGGAACACAGTTACATGCCCATATCTTGAAAAACAACCTTGCTGCTCAACATTCTGTTGGAAGAGCTCTCATTGATATGTATATAAAAAATAGCTGCTTGGAAGATGCAGATGTAGTTTTCAGTAGATTGGTAAATCATGATGTCTTATCATGGACAGCCATGATAACTAGCTATGTACAAATTGATCAAGTGGAAAAGGCTTTCAAATGCTTCAATCAGATGCAAAGAGATGGTTTAGAGCCCAATGAGTTCACCCTTGCCACTTGTTTAAGTGGATGCTCCAGAATGGCTACTCTGGAAAATGGGCAGCAGATTCATTCTATGGCAATTAAGGCAGGTCACATGGGAGATATGTTTTTCAGTACTGCACTTGTCGACATGTATGGAAAATGCGGGTGCATAGAAGATGCTGAGGCTGTTTTCCAGTCTTTGGTGTCACGAGACGTGATCTCATGGAACACACTGATAAATGTATACTCACAACACATGGAAGGAGAAAAAGCTCTTGAAGCCTTTCAGATGATGTTAGATGAATGCATTGAGCCAGATGAGGTCACCTTCTTATGCGTTCTTACTGGATGCAGCCGCATAGGTTTGATTGAAGAGGGAAAGAGGATATTCATCTCAATGGAGAAAGTGTATGGGATAACTCCCATGGTTAAGCATTATGCTTGTATGGTTGATATTCTTGGTCGGGTTGGAAAATTTAACGAGGTTGAAAGCTTTATCAAGGAAATGAAGCTAGTCCACTATCCCTTAATATGGGAGAGTCTGCTTGGGTCTTGCAGCTTGCATGGGAATGTGAAATTAGGTGAAAAAGCCGCTAGGAAACTCTTTGAGCTGGAGCCCATGAGTGACATCAATTACGTATTGCTATCAAATCTTTATGCAGCCAAAGGTAGATGGGATGATGTCAAAAAGGTCAGGGCATTGATGTCAAGTCGGGGTGTGAAAAAAGAACTTGGTTGTAGCTGGGTTGAGGTCAATGGTCAAGTCCATGTTTTCATGTCTGGAAATGGATCACATCCAAAAATGAGGGAAATCAATAGGAAATTGGAGGAGCTGGACCAAAAGTTGGCTTCAGTAGGTTACAAACCCAAGATAGAGCATTCGTTACATGATGTCTCTGACACGGAGAAAATAGAGAATCTCTATTATCACAGTGGAAGATTGGCTCTTGCTTTTGCCCTTATAAGTACCAATCCCAACAAAACAGTTCGGATTTTTAAAAATCTACGCGTGTGCGGAAACTGCCATGATGTTATGAAGCTAATTTCCAGCATTACCAATCGGGACATAATTGTTCGTGACACAAAATACTTTCACCACTTTAAGTCCGGCACTTGCTCTTGCCACAATTATTGGTGA
- the LOC119997111 gene encoding probable acyl-[acyl-carrier-protein]--UDP-N-acetylglucosamine O-acyltransferase, mitochondrial isoform X2 gives MVVSYIPRAIIFGDTKLGERCVLMTGAVVGDDIPGSTAIGCDNVIGHHAVVGVRCQDLKYKEMNVFLTLGITMTSENIYRFTNPQSQLIRR, from the exons ATGGTTGTAAGTTATATCCCTCGAGCCATAATATTTGGAGACACAAAACTCGGGGAGCGCTGCGTTTTAATGAC TGGTGCAGTGGTTGGTGATGATATTCCGGGGAGTACTGCTATAGGATGCGATAATGTTATTGGTCATCATGCTGTGGTCGGT GTTAGATGTCAAGACTTGAAATACAAG GAGATGAATGttttcttgacattggggataACAATGACATCAGAGAACATATATCGGTTCACCAATCCTCAAAGCCAACTGATAAGACG GTGA